Proteins from one Mesorhizobium sp. M9A.F.Ca.ET.002.03.1.2 genomic window:
- a CDS encoding nuclear transport factor 2 family protein, with the protein MTRLVSLAAGAFLAAATAPASGGPQEDRNIQLIKDYYAAYATGNPDAVRPFLAPDIVWRIPGHHPLAGDKRGADEVVAFFHGLADGKFRAEPIFFQAQGDLVVDVHRGWSNIGSDPEVDQLYALMFRIEDGKIAEAQNFLTDMYQSDAFYWAHYRLKPLPGRLADDR; encoded by the coding sequence ATGACCAGGCTCGTTTCGCTCGCTGCCGGCGCTTTCCTGGCTGCCGCCACAGCCCCCGCGAGCGGCGGTCCGCAAGAAGACCGCAATATCCAGCTCATCAAGGACTATTACGCAGCTTACGCGACCGGGAACCCGGATGCCGTCCGGCCCTTCCTCGCGCCCGACATCGTGTGGCGCATTCCCGGTCACCATCCGCTCGCCGGCGACAAGCGCGGGGCAGACGAGGTGGTCGCCTTCTTCCACGGCCTGGCCGACGGCAAGTTCAGGGCCGAGCCGATCTTCTTCCAGGCGCAGGGCGACCTCGTCGTCGACGTCCATCGCGGTTGGTCGAACATCGGCTCGGATCCCGAGGTCGACCAGCTCTATGCCCTGATGTTTCGCATCGAGGATGGCAAGATCGCCGAGGCACAGAATTTTTTGACCGACATGTATCAGTCGGACGCCTTCTACTGGGCGCACTACAGGCTGAAGCCACTGCCCGGCCGGCTGGCGGACGACCGCTGA
- a CDS encoding LysR family transcriptional regulator → MRLDQFSGIVAFVKVAQTKSFTRAAAELGVAPASLSEAVKGLEERLGVRLLNRTTRSVGLTEAGAYYLDHVRPAAEEVWAAGAALRETRDRPAGTLRLSLPWIAAPLLIEPLMGPFMDAYPEVRLSLIFDDSFVDIAAQGFDAGLRIGELLDKDMIGARLGGPLQTVVLGSPDYLARNGTPKQPADLAAHRCIAFAFTRTRAISPWEFVVDGRQVEFTPDARLIANALPLCITAAAQGHGLAFAVEGLAAPLLASGALVKVLEPFCPTYEPLHLYYPSRRLVPPKLRAFIDFVRANAHSLRI, encoded by the coding sequence ATGCGCCTCGACCAGTTCAGCGGCATCGTCGCCTTCGTGAAGGTCGCGCAGACCAAAAGCTTCACCCGCGCCGCCGCCGAGCTCGGCGTCGCTCCTGCCTCGTTGAGCGAGGCCGTCAAGGGGCTCGAGGAGCGTCTGGGAGTGCGGCTCCTCAACCGCACGACCCGCAGCGTCGGTTTGACCGAGGCGGGCGCCTATTACCTCGACCACGTGCGCCCGGCGGCCGAAGAGGTCTGGGCGGCGGGCGCGGCGCTGCGCGAGACCCGCGATCGCCCCGCCGGCACGCTGCGCCTGAGCCTGCCGTGGATCGCCGCGCCGCTGCTGATCGAGCCGCTGATGGGGCCGTTCATGGACGCCTACCCGGAAGTGCGGCTTAGCCTGATCTTCGACGACAGCTTCGTCGATATCGCCGCCCAGGGCTTCGACGCCGGTCTGCGGATCGGCGAGCTTCTCGATAAGGATATGATCGGCGCGCGCCTGGGCGGGCCGCTGCAGACGGTCGTTTTGGGCAGCCCGGATTATCTGGCGCGTAACGGCACGCCGAAGCAGCCCGCGGATCTCGCCGCCCACCGCTGCATCGCATTCGCCTTTACCCGCACCCGCGCCATCTCGCCCTGGGAGTTCGTCGTGGATGGACGCCAGGTCGAGTTCACGCCCGACGCACGTCTGATCGCGAATGCACTTCCGCTTTGCATTACCGCTGCCGCGCAAGGGCATGGCCTTGCCTTCGCCGTCGAAGGCCTCGCTGCGCCGCTTCTCGCCTCAGGCGCGCTGGTCAAGGTGCTGGAGCCTTTCTGTCCCACTTACGAACCGCTCCACCTCTATTATCCCAGCCGCCGCCTCGTGCCGCCGAAGCTGCGGGCCTTCATCGACTTCGTGCGCGCGAACGCTCACAGTTTGCGGATCTGA
- a CDS encoding copper homeostasis protein CutC — protein sequence MDRPVTDAERPRLPLIEICVEGIDGLLAAQAAGADRVELCASLVEGGITPSFGTVRVALELATIPFHVIVRPRGGDFLYSDAEYSSMLADVGALSELGVAGVVVGCLNADGAIDEKRMGELVQAAGPLNVTCHRAFDMTRDPAEALETLIRCKVGRVLTSGQRDTALEGVALLAGLVRQAGKRIVILGCGGLDPGNIAEVRERTGLTEMHFAALKEVPSAMRYRNPHVGMGGTDLDREYRNTVTDAALVATTIAAAKA from the coding sequence ATGGATCGCCCTGTGACCGACGCCGAACGCCCTCGCCTGCCGCTGATTGAAATCTGTGTCGAAGGCATAGACGGCCTGCTGGCCGCGCAAGCAGCCGGCGCCGATCGGGTCGAGCTCTGCGCCAGCCTCGTCGAGGGCGGCATCACGCCGAGTTTTGGCACCGTGCGCGTGGCCCTCGAACTGGCAACGATCCCGTTCCACGTCATCGTGCGGCCGCGCGGCGGCGATTTTCTCTACAGCGACGCCGAGTACAGCTCGATGCTCGCCGATGTCGGTGCGCTGAGCGAGCTCGGCGTGGCCGGTGTCGTCGTCGGCTGCCTGAACGCCGACGGCGCCATCGACGAAAAGCGCATGGGCGAGTTGGTGCAGGCGGCCGGGCCCTTGAACGTGACCTGCCACCGTGCCTTCGACATGACGCGCGATCCGGCCGAGGCGCTGGAAACGCTGATCCGCTGCAAGGTCGGCCGCGTGCTGACCAGCGGCCAGCGCGACACCGCATTGGAGGGCGTGGCCCTGCTGGCGGGCCTCGTCCGGCAGGCCGGCAAGCGCATCGTCATCCTCGGCTGCGGCGGGCTGGATCCCGGGAATATCGCCGAGGTACGGGAAAGAACCGGACTGACCGAAATGCATTTCGCCGCACTCAAGGAGGTGCCGAGCGCCATGCGCTACCGCAATCCCCATGTCGGGATGGGCGGCACCGACCTCGACCGCGAGTACCGCAACACCGTAACCGACGCGGCGCTGGTGGCGACGACGATTGCGGCGGCGAAAGCATGA
- a CDS encoding GNAT family N-acetyltransferase, protein MTEARLPIERISPQDEPAILALNNEHAAELSWLEPERLSFLLGEAFYARRIGALEAFIMTFDQNARYDSPNFLWFRERYQRFVYVDRVVVAGEARGRGHARRLYEDLFDHVSRAGQTIVTCEVNADPPNPVSDAFHAALGFVEVGDAVIHGGKKAVRYYTRRITG, encoded by the coding sequence ATGACGGAAGCGCGTTTGCCGATCGAGCGGATCTCGCCGCAGGACGAGCCCGCCATCCTCGCCCTCAATAACGAGCACGCGGCCGAACTGTCGTGGCTCGAGCCTGAACGCCTGTCCTTCCTGCTGGGTGAGGCCTTCTATGCACGCCGCATCGGTGCGCTCGAAGCCTTCATCATGACCTTCGATCAGAACGCCCGCTACGACAGTCCGAATTTCCTGTGGTTCCGCGAGCGCTACCAGCGCTTCGTCTATGTCGACCGTGTCGTCGTCGCGGGAGAAGCGCGTGGCCGCGGCCATGCCCGAAGGCTCTATGAGGATCTGTTCGACCATGTCTCGCGCGCCGGCCAGACCATCGTCACTTGCGAGGTGAATGCCGACCCGCCCAACCCGGTCTCGGATGCCTTTCACGCAGCGCTCGGCTTCGTCGAGGTCGGCGACGCGGTGATCCACGGCGGCAAGAAGGCGGTGCGCTACTATACCAGGCGGATCACCGGCTGA
- a CDS encoding acyltransferase — MTDISATQLVVSRSAGTSSRTRLSYLDGWRGLSIALVLIGHFFPIPGINLGVMGVEFFFVLSGRLMAEILFVERYPLKAFFKRRFSRIYPALLVFVVASMVALSGTFVAFKWKAALTALTFTYNYAGILVNRAGALDHIWSLCVEEHAYVILALISFAVSGRARVVMLLGALSVLAMANGAISYWVLGMDYESTYWRTDVHIASILLSAVICLLRADDRLPALFKGPHVAVAASAGAVLLFLESVPTPIHYLVAVPLLALAVNSLDFGTRYLTGFLSSWPMAMLGLWSYSLYLWQQPFYKFVYSQGSAPLPMLAGVFACALCSYYIVEKPARTWLNRNW, encoded by the coding sequence ATGACGGATATTTCCGCGACGCAGCTTGTCGTGTCCCGGTCCGCCGGCACATCGTCAAGAACAAGGCTGTCCTATCTCGACGGATGGCGCGGCCTGTCGATCGCACTGGTGCTGATCGGCCACTTCTTTCCCATTCCCGGAATCAACCTCGGCGTCATGGGCGTCGAGTTCTTCTTCGTGCTCAGCGGCCGGCTCATGGCCGAGATTCTCTTTGTCGAACGCTATCCGCTCAAGGCATTCTTCAAGCGCCGCTTCTCCCGCATCTATCCGGCGCTGCTGGTTTTCGTCGTCGCTTCGATGGTTGCCTTGTCCGGCACGTTTGTCGCCTTCAAATGGAAGGCGGCGCTGACGGCGCTGACATTCACCTACAATTATGCCGGAATTCTCGTCAACCGCGCCGGCGCACTGGACCATATCTGGTCGCTGTGCGTCGAGGAACACGCCTATGTCATCCTGGCATTGATCAGCTTTGCTGTTTCGGGGCGTGCCCGCGTCGTCATGCTGCTCGGCGCGCTGTCGGTGCTGGCCATGGCGAACGGCGCCATTTCGTACTGGGTCCTCGGAATGGATTACGAGAGCACCTATTGGCGAACCGATGTGCACATCGCCTCGATTCTGCTGTCGGCGGTGATATGCCTGCTCAGGGCCGACGACAGGCTGCCGGCCTTGTTCAAGGGGCCGCATGTCGCGGTTGCGGCGTCCGCCGGTGCGGTTCTTCTGTTCCTGGAGTCGGTGCCGACGCCGATCCACTATCTGGTCGCGGTGCCGCTGTTGGCGCTCGCCGTCAATTCGCTCGACTTCGGCACCCGCTACCTGACCGGATTCCTGTCCTCCTGGCCGATGGCTATGCTGGGCCTGTGGTCGTATTCGCTCTATCTATGGCAGCAGCCGTTCTACAAATTCGTCTATTCGCAGGGCAGTGCGCCGCTGCCGATGCTGGCCGGCGTGTTCGCTTGCGCCCTGTGCAGCTATTACATCGTCGAAAAGCCGGCCCGCACCTGGCTGAACCGCAACTGGTAG
- a CDS encoding xanthine dehydrogenase family protein subunit M, which yields MYAVNYHRAASVTEAAKLLKSGDAKLLSGGMTLIPAMKTRLAAPSDLVDLSRIKELQGVKVSGKTVTIGAATTHYDVASDEKLKKACPALAHMASLIGDPAVRHKGTIGGSIANNDPAADYPAALLALDATIVTNKREIAAGKFFTGLFETALKDGEIITAVTFTAPAKAAYEKFRNPASRYAIVGVFVAKGKDGVRVAVTGAGDDGVFRSKDIEAALTKSFMAAALDGVNVSTKNLMSDLHASADYRANLIAVMAKRAVTAANA from the coding sequence ATGTACGCAGTCAACTATCACCGCGCCGCCTCCGTCACTGAGGCCGCCAAGCTGCTCAAGAGCGGCGATGCAAAGCTCCTGTCGGGCGGCATGACGCTGATCCCTGCCATGAAGACGCGGCTTGCCGCGCCTTCCGATCTGGTCGACCTGTCGCGGATCAAGGAACTGCAGGGCGTCAAGGTGTCGGGCAAGACCGTCACCATCGGCGCTGCCACCACGCATTACGACGTCGCCAGCGATGAGAAGCTAAAGAAGGCCTGTCCGGCGCTCGCCCATATGGCGTCCCTGATCGGCGATCCGGCGGTGCGTCACAAGGGCACGATCGGCGGTTCGATCGCCAACAACGATCCAGCGGCCGACTATCCGGCAGCACTGCTTGCGCTCGACGCCACCATCGTCACCAACAAGCGTGAGATCGCGGCCGGCAAGTTCTTCACGGGCCTGTTCGAGACGGCGCTGAAGGACGGCGAGATCATCACCGCGGTAACCTTCACCGCGCCGGCCAAGGCGGCCTATGAAAAGTTCCGCAACCCCGCCTCGCGCTACGCGATCGTCGGGGTGTTCGTGGCCAAGGGCAAGGACGGCGTCAGGGTCGCCGTCACCGGGGCCGGCGACGACGGCGTCTTCCGTTCGAAGGACATCGAGGCAGCGTTGACCAAAAGCTTCATGGCTGCCGCGCTCGACGGCGTGAACGTTTCGACGAAGAATTTGATGAGCGACCTCCACGCGTCGGCCGACTACCGGGCCAACCTGATCGCGGTGATGGCCAAGCGCGCGGTGACCGCCGCCAACGCCTGA
- a CDS encoding xanthine dehydrogenase family protein molybdopterin-binding subunit, which produces MGIEGVGARVARKEDKRFITGAGRYVDDMVVPGMKHAAFVRSPHAHAQIKKIDVKKAKGMPGVIGVLTGKELKADGIGNLICGWMIHSKDGTPMKMGAWSPLAFDRVRYVGDAVVIVVAETKGQARDAAEAVDITYKELKAVVDAPKALERSAPQIHPEADGNLIFDWELGDSTATNAAIKAAAHVTRMKIVNNRLVPNAMEPRAALGHYDKAEDHYTCWTTSQNPHVARLVMSAFYNVAPENKLRVIAPDVGGGFGSKIFIYPEEIICLWASKKTGVPVKWVADRTESFLTDAHGRDHVSTVEMAFDKDNRITGLKVDTIANFGAYMSLFSSSVPTYLYATLLSGQYDIPAIHANVRAVYTNTAPVDAYRGAGRPEATYLLERTMETAARELGVSPAELRRKNFITSFPHQTPVIMNYDAGDYGASLDAAMKASDYAGFAKRKAAAAKKGKLRGIGMSCYIEACGIAPSAAVGSLGAGVGLWESAEVRVNAVGTIEVLTGSHSHGQGHETTFAQLVNERFGVPIDSVSIVHGDTDKVQMGMGTYGSRSGAVGMSAIVKALDKVEAKAKKIAAHLLEADEGDIVIENGALKVAGTDKNVPWFQMALAAYTAHNLPGGMEPGLKETAFYDPSNFTFPAGCYICEVEIDPETGVTEIVQFVAADDFGNIINPMIVEGQVHGGIAQGVGQALLEGTRYDASGQLLTASYMDYTMPRADDLPSFKISTSNTPCPGNPLGIKGCGEAGAIGSPPAVINAITDAIGITDIAMPASPSTVWAAIRATKH; this is translated from the coding sequence ATGGGCATTGAGGGTGTTGGCGCTCGTGTAGCGCGCAAGGAAGACAAGCGGTTCATCACCGGCGCCGGGCGCTATGTCGATGACATGGTGGTTCCCGGCATGAAGCATGCGGCCTTCGTGCGCAGCCCGCACGCGCATGCGCAAATCAAGAAGATCGATGTCAAAAAGGCGAAAGGCATGCCGGGCGTCATCGGCGTGCTGACCGGCAAGGAGCTCAAGGCCGACGGCATCGGCAATCTCATCTGCGGCTGGATGATCCATTCCAAGGACGGCACGCCGATGAAGATGGGGGCGTGGTCGCCGCTGGCCTTCGACAGGGTCCGCTATGTCGGCGACGCAGTGGTCATCGTGGTCGCCGAAACCAAGGGCCAGGCGCGCGACGCGGCCGAAGCGGTCGACATCACCTACAAGGAGCTGAAGGCGGTCGTCGATGCGCCGAAGGCGCTCGAGAGGAGCGCACCACAGATCCATCCGGAAGCCGACGGCAATCTGATTTTCGACTGGGAGCTCGGCGACAGCACGGCGACCAATGCGGCGATCAAGGCCGCTGCCCATGTCACCCGCATGAAGATCGTCAACAACCGGCTGGTGCCCAACGCCATGGAACCGCGTGCCGCGCTTGGTCATTACGACAAGGCCGAGGACCACTATACGTGCTGGACGACCTCGCAGAACCCGCATGTCGCGCGGCTGGTGATGAGCGCTTTCTACAATGTCGCGCCTGAAAACAAGCTGCGCGTCATCGCGCCGGATGTCGGCGGCGGCTTCGGCTCGAAAATCTTCATCTATCCCGAAGAAATCATCTGCCTGTGGGCCTCGAAGAAGACCGGCGTGCCGGTCAAATGGGTTGCCGACCGCACCGAGAGTTTTCTCACCGATGCGCATGGCCGGGACCATGTCTCGACAGTGGAGATGGCCTTCGACAAGGACAACAGGATCACCGGGCTGAAGGTCGACACCATCGCCAATTTCGGCGCCTACATGTCGCTGTTCTCGTCCTCCGTGCCGACCTATCTCTACGCGACGCTGTTGTCGGGCCAGTACGATATTCCGGCGATCCACGCCAATGTTCGCGCCGTCTATACCAACACCGCGCCGGTCGACGCCTATCGTGGGGCAGGGCGGCCGGAGGCCACCTATCTGCTCGAACGCACCATGGAGACAGCCGCCCGCGAATTGGGCGTGTCGCCGGCGGAGCTTCGTCGAAAGAACTTCATCACCTCGTTCCCGCACCAGACGCCGGTCATCATGAATTATGACGCCGGCGATTATGGCGCCTCGCTCGACGCGGCGATGAAGGCTTCGGACTACGCCGGCTTTGCCAAGCGCAAGGCCGCTGCAGCCAAGAAAGGCAAGCTGCGCGGCATCGGCATGAGTTGCTACATCGAGGCCTGCGGCATTGCGCCGTCGGCGGCTGTCGGCAGTCTTGGAGCGGGTGTCGGTCTTTGGGAAAGTGCCGAGGTGCGTGTCAACGCCGTCGGCACGATCGAGGTGCTGACCGGTTCGCACAGCCATGGCCAGGGCCATGAGACGACCTTCGCACAACTGGTCAACGAGCGCTTCGGCGTGCCGATCGATAGCGTCTCGATCGTCCACGGCGACACCGACAAGGTGCAGATGGGCATGGGCACCTATGGCTCGCGCTCGGGCGCCGTCGGCATGTCGGCCATCGTCAAGGCGCTCGACAAGGTCGAGGCCAAGGCCAAGAAGATCGCCGCTCACCTGCTCGAAGCCGACGAGGGTGACATCGTCATCGAGAACGGCGCGCTGAAGGTCGCCGGCACCGACAAGAACGTGCCGTGGTTCCAGATGGCGCTTGCGGCCTACACGGCCCACAATCTGCCTGGCGGCATGGAGCCCGGGCTGAAGGAAACGGCATTCTACGATCCGTCGAACTTCACCTTCCCAGCGGGCTGCTATATCTGCGAGGTCGAGATCGATCCGGAAACCGGCGTGACGGAGATCGTCCAGTTCGTTGCCGCCGACGATTTCGGCAACATCATCAACCCGATGATCGTCGAAGGCCAGGTGCATGGCGGTATTGCGCAGGGCGTCGGCCAGGCCTTGCTGGAGGGCACTCGCTACGACGCCAGCGGGCAGCTTTTGACGGCGAGCTACATGGACTACACCATGCCGCGCGCCGACGATCTGCCGTCGTTCAAGATATCGACCTCGAACACGCCGTGCCCGGGCAATCCGCTCGGCATCAAGGGCTGCGGCGAGGCCGGCGCCATCGGCTCACCGCCGGCGGTGATCAATGCCATCACCGACGCCATCGGCATCACCGATATCGCCATGCCGGCATCGCCGTCCACGGTCTGGGCAGCGATCCGGGCGACGAAACATTGA
- a CDS encoding (2Fe-2S)-binding protein, with amino-acid sequence MSDISLTVNGRRVSGAAEDRTLLVHFLRENLGLTGTHVGCDTSQCGACVVHVDGKAVKSCTMLAVQASGSSVVTIEGLADGADLHPVQAAFKEHHGLQCGFCTPGMIMAATDMIARHPEGLDEATVRAELEGNICRCTGYHNIVKAILAASKTMAKGSKGKARQAA; translated from the coding sequence ATGTCGGACATATCGTTGACGGTGAACGGAAGGCGGGTCAGCGGCGCTGCCGAAGACCGTACGCTTCTGGTTCATTTCTTGAGGGAGAATCTCGGCCTGACCGGGACGCATGTCGGCTGCGACACCTCGCAATGCGGCGCCTGTGTGGTCCATGTCGATGGCAAGGCGGTTAAATCCTGCACGATGCTCGCGGTGCAGGCTTCCGGGTCGAGCGTCGTGACGATCGAAGGGCTGGCCGACGGCGCCGACCTGCATCCGGTGCAGGCGGCGTTCAAGGAGCATCACGGGCTGCAGTGCGGTTTCTGCACGCCGGGCATGATCATGGCGGCGACGGACATGATCGCCCGCCACCCCGAAGGCCTCGACGAGGCCACGGTGCGCGCCGAACTTGAAGGCAACATCTGCCGCTGCACCGGCTACCACAACATCGTGAAAGCGATCCTCGCCGCATCGAAGACGATGGCCAAGGGATCGAAGGGCAAGGCCAGGCAAGCTGCGTGA
- a CDS encoding nuclear transport factor 2 family protein, with amino-acid sequence MEAQVQKLFERYEQLFQKSLAGGADMDEVASVYASAFIAASPTGVMVGKNDDQLKQAMEQGYAHYRAIGTKAMRKRDVRISPIDEHHCVAHVAWTATYARKGQPDVTIDFDVHYLVQKLGGEPKIFGWVSGDEQEVLRKHGIG; translated from the coding sequence ATGGAAGCCCAGGTCCAGAAGCTGTTCGAAAGGTACGAGCAGCTTTTCCAGAAATCCCTCGCCGGCGGTGCCGACATGGATGAAGTCGCATCGGTCTACGCCTCCGCCTTCATCGCGGCGTCGCCTACCGGCGTCATGGTCGGAAAAAACGACGACCAGCTCAAGCAGGCTATGGAACAGGGCTATGCTCATTATCGAGCGATCGGCACCAAGGCGATGCGGAAACGGGATGTTCGCATCTCGCCGATAGACGAGCATCATTGCGTTGCCCACGTCGCCTGGACGGCGACCTATGCCCGTAAAGGCCAGCCGGACGTCACGATAGATTTCGACGTCCACTACCTCGTGCAGAAGCTGGGCGGAGAGCCCAAGATATTCGGATGGGTGTCAGGCGACGAGCAGGAGGTTCTCAGGAAACACGGCATCGGCTGA
- a CDS encoding FIST N-terminal domain-containing protein — translation MKINAPALAYAGCSTAGEITPRGLEEGQILALLLPSASFSVASTMVDSLSSSGMDRITDEVGALRRSLQGRVGYERTNTTFALCFIDGLSYAEEAVTSAIHWGLDDIPLIGGSAGDDLKFETTRLISNGRVTSDSAIIVLITTEIPFHVFKTDNFVPTDEKLVVTASDPDQRTVREFNATNAAEEYAASVGVIPQMLTPLSFASHPVVVKVGGEFYCRSIQKMHADGSLSFFCAIDDGVVLSIAQPKGMVESTRAALRDVEDRLGGIDMILGFDCVLRRLDARNRQVFREISELYKVNNVIGFGTYGEQYRSMHLNQTFTGIAFGERQAAE, via the coding sequence CTGAAGATCAACGCGCCGGCACTTGCCTATGCCGGCTGCTCCACCGCCGGCGAAATCACGCCGCGCGGTCTGGAGGAAGGCCAGATCCTCGCCTTGCTGCTTCCGTCGGCGTCGTTTTCGGTCGCAAGCACCATGGTCGACAGTCTCTCTTCGTCGGGCATGGACAGGATCACCGATGAAGTCGGGGCGCTGCGCCGCTCGCTGCAGGGCCGCGTCGGGTACGAACGGACCAACACCACCTTCGCGCTCTGCTTCATCGACGGGCTATCCTATGCCGAGGAAGCGGTGACCTCGGCCATCCATTGGGGCCTCGACGACATTCCGCTGATCGGCGGTTCGGCCGGAGACGATCTGAAGTTCGAGACGACGCGGCTGATCTCGAACGGCAGGGTTACCTCCGACAGCGCCATCATCGTGCTGATCACCACGGAAATTCCTTTCCACGTGTTCAAGACCGACAATTTCGTCCCCACCGACGAGAAGCTGGTGGTGACCGCGTCCGATCCCGATCAGCGCACCGTGCGCGAATTCAACGCCACCAATGCCGCGGAGGAATATGCCGCCTCGGTCGGCGTCATCCCGCAGATGCTGACGCCGCTCAGTTTTGCCTCGCACCCGGTGGTGGTGAAAGTGGGCGGCGAATTCTACTGCCGCTCGATCCAGAAGATGCACGCGGACGGCTCGCTGTCGTTCTTCTGCGCCATCGACGATGGCGTCGTCCTTTCCATCGCCCAGCCCAAGGGCATGGTTGAATCGACACGTGCCGCCCTCAGGGACGTCGAGGACAGGCTTGGCGGCATCGACATGATCCTCGGCTTCGACTGCGTGCTGCGCCGGCTCGACGCGCGCAACCGGCAGGTCTTTCGAGAGATTTCGGAACTCTACAAGGTCAACAACGTCATCGGCTTCGGCACCTATGGCGAACAGTACCGGTCGATGCATCTGAACCAGACCTTCACCGGCATCGCCTTCGGAGAGCGGCAGGCGGCGGAGTAG
- a CDS encoding hybrid sensor histidine kinase/response regulator, translating to MPLRDINDLEKLKKINAALVSRVERSMDQQGNAFSLFQTAISLENRVRTRTEELHSTLRRLEQSNIDLSAAKESAELANLSKTRFLAAASHDVLQPLNAAHLSVSALAEVQTSDEGKKLVRQVERSLETMEDLLRTLLDISKLDAGVVQPDIGDVSLETLFSSLRSDFQPVAKMKGLTLKFRPVNAVVRSDRTLLRRILQNILSNALRYTRSGGVLVGTRHRGDTIRIDVADTGCGIPDDQREAVFEEFHRGTISSDAGLAGGGLGLGLAIVRRIAAALGHPVTFSSKVGHGTIFHIDVPVGIGATADVIANAADMERPRGYGLFGTKVLLVENDIEVLQAMTFLLERWQCLVRPATSTGDALDMLGDTDWVPDIVIADQHLDGGDLGTTTIAEVRDYLGRAVPALIVTADGSETVAIAARTAGIELMRKPLKPAQLRALLAHLLA from the coding sequence ATGCCGCTCAGGGACATCAACGACCTGGAGAAGCTGAAGAAGATCAACGCGGCCCTTGTCAGCCGCGTCGAGCGCTCGATGGACCAGCAGGGCAACGCGTTCTCGCTGTTCCAGACCGCGATCTCCCTTGAGAATCGAGTGCGTACGCGCACCGAGGAACTGCACTCGACACTGCGTAGATTGGAACAATCCAACATCGACCTGAGTGCTGCCAAGGAAAGCGCCGAGCTGGCGAACCTGTCCAAGACCAGGTTCCTGGCGGCCGCCAGTCACGACGTGCTGCAGCCGCTCAACGCCGCGCATCTCTCCGTCTCGGCGCTGGCCGAAGTGCAAACCAGCGACGAGGGCAAGAAGCTGGTCCGGCAGGTTGAGCGGTCGCTGGAGACGATGGAGGATCTGCTCCGCACCCTGCTCGACATTTCCAAGCTCGACGCCGGCGTCGTGCAGCCCGACATCGGCGACGTCAGCCTGGAGACGCTGTTTTCGTCGCTGCGTTCGGACTTTCAGCCGGTCGCGAAGATGAAGGGCCTGACGCTGAAATTCCGGCCGGTCAACGCCGTCGTGCGCTCGGACCGCACCTTGCTGCGGCGCATCCTGCAGAACATCCTTTCCAACGCGCTGCGCTACACCCGCTCCGGCGGCGTGCTGGTCGGCACCAGGCATCGCGGCGACACGATCCGCATCGATGTCGCCGATACCGGCTGCGGCATCCCCGACGACCAGCGCGAGGCCGTGTTCGAGGAATTCCACCGCGGCACGATCTCGAGCGATGCCGGGCTTGCCGGCGGCGGGCTGGGCCTGGGCCTGGCCATCGTGCGCCGTATCGCCGCCGCACTCGGCCATCCCGTGACGTTTTCGTCGAAGGTCGGGCACGGCACGATTTTCCATATCGACGTTCCGGTCGGGATCGGCGCCACGGCCGACGTCATCGCCAACGCCGCCGACATGGAGCGGCCGCGCGGCTACGGTCTGTTCGGCACAAAGGTGCTGCTGGTCGAGAACGATATCGAGGTGCTGCAGGCGATGACGTTCCTGCTCGAGCGCTGGCAGTGCCTGGTGCGCCCCGCCACCTCGACCGGGGATGCGCTCGACATGCTTGGCGATACGGACTGGGTGCCGGACATCGTCATCGCCGACCAGCATCTCGACGGCGGCGATCTCGGCACCACGACCATCGCCGAGGTCCGCGATTATCTCGGCCGCGCCGTACCGGCGCTGATCGTCACCGCTGACGGCTCCGAAACCGTTGCCATAGCTGCCCGCACGGCCGGCATCGAGCTGATGCGCAAGCCGCTGAAACCGGCACAACTGCGCGCGCTGCTGGCGCATTTGTTGGCTTGA
- a CDS encoding VOC family protein, whose protein sequence is MKVTAIDHIVLAVDDVERTCRFYERVLGMEPRQERPDKWSLHFGANKISLQDARAFPDIARNTVPGSGNFCVLTDTPIDEVVGRLSAEDIEIVAGPGERSGAVGAILSVYFKDPDGNLVEVSNQL, encoded by the coding sequence ATGAAAGTCACGGCGATCGATCATATCGTTCTTGCGGTCGATGACGTCGAGCGCACTTGCCGGTTCTATGAGCGGGTGCTTGGCATGGAACCGCGGCAGGAGAGGCCCGACAAATGGTCGCTGCATTTTGGCGCCAACAAGATCAGCCTTCAGGACGCACGCGCCTTTCCCGATATCGCACGCAATACGGTGCCTGGCAGCGGCAATTTCTGCGTGCTCACCGATACGCCGATCGATGAGGTGGTGGGGCGGCTCTCGGCGGAAGACATCGAGATCGTCGCAGGGCCGGGCGAACGCTCTGGAGCCGTCGGCGCCATCCTGTCGGTCTATTTCAAGGACCCCGACGGGAATCTCGTCGAAGTCAGCAACCAACTGTAG